A genomic stretch from Echeneis naucrates chromosome 6, fEcheNa1.1, whole genome shotgun sequence includes:
- the znf1035 gene encoding zinc finger protein 1035 has translation MAHEWDSYFNDLPPLSPDPRKTSELEGSISQHLENLIDDFTDQVASNEGSAVNTNYYSPRSIGNSSTDCVYQTYDKETLWQVDGEQMEKVFLPNCGNSDISELATDGSNSFPSSFATDSQGFKQDCRIIDSSFPEDFSDVISCSDLDGLETKPSCKFMESNSVPKPKTDDVTKCHSSEQLISQSRNMVLCSDTSAANINPSNVKAEEIIVLTSTEHNQSFPPSNSVTVRGSETAEDTNCHEGCQDHEQEDDVERNPIEGKHSDISISGNGNAATDGLVESPNGSDGGQITAAAPIHNEPYPLEEKKLRKEMEELFNRESEGSENLSLACDQNEMSKGDQDQNERKIFGSLENETFDKQSTPLLCSTDSQDENMQTDCKGEKNMSELSNDKEADSKDACHELSENNTKGNSTDVESCLQLLKSHECVTQDNICRSLVVERDDHLSNVSDKEEQSVSDYPEFSFQADISIADINPCLEKEMASPPETNTTIPCTDPNHSGPNVTSGSSTNMHSCVEKECPSKKTDTASSTDPEFGSPAVMWDRNEICVSQNIESHLQSDISSTDTQLDLKKDCQSPAKNKNATTSLDQQQLINECPPGNQEPRNLCGDVTENARESFEAPDASTGVLVPDMLYGEPLSREDSSCDTDETGLGANKSKKTIVAKTNLNSADHSEEQMSPLQSSREMRNHLQPVVLLKTLESVNGSTSYHCGNCQHTTYNVDSLIEHHHCCHSVHNFQFCKACNLFLVRTEQAEHLCYVTKEGPSLSSDSTVKKKRKRFGQHKCIKCRLTFSTLVQYVRHMRTHTGTTPYKCNECGLYFAQGGTLTRHKRVPGRCKRAKRNFRTVDAATSDSKTLPQKDLLQNKLRESLSEWQVKLVDISKTHLCHLCGKVFLTAERAKMHFDNLHKAKNLAVSAGECTNGENTQEVDETKENFKCPLCPRLFKYSYNRARHLRDCVRDAICGGKEKVCGKYRCPLCHVSFTLPSNRFRHIKAICLKECLNRLAKERAKLRQKDEQNGTKESEQKTQSNENKHRILSEENKQKTPVKKNELKTGSKEIEQKRQETPAIRAPKTFPRHKCNLCPAVFCYSSGKYRHMKKHELFKLTGKMFRYRNSVFSMSKTATPSNTNDEEGEMNRNPALSCEFCGKYFATSQSLKKHERSHRGERPYHCLECGKGFKRHSHLIVHKKVHQKRIQCTVCRKILPTIGELIQHRSSHLKRGMLQCPDCDQQFQYPVYLLRHLETHKNREKRAPQSKEREPLGPPTFPESLKEQGGSQQLQCSLCKEVFDNAQALRKHCFTHIPGTSSSQCPFCKKGFSGRRYLLLHMVKHTGDKPFSCTNCGKQFYRSLYLKLHSERCLFSQTKMNTKKPHRCSYCPRSFCKKARLKSHHRGHNTNSLLKCLGCGQYFGFSKLDQHQMNCGGINVGSCGGITKITSQPNQSVYKMPSQSNASKMLPFKCSYCTQRYRYRSLLLRHLVSHTGLQPYACMHCSHRFGSQTMCFQHEAFCDGVYKEGQPKDKHDSAANVLPTVREAAPKQTEGEAEYKCKFCTKTFFKSQNLRRHILTHNEVKPYRCKACDNSFSRYDHLKVHQARCKGKKPRLEVCIPKISLDDVGKGWQNKFNFETAEKQETFECTVCSSFFPSQPKLSRHVAMFHATKLFKCTRCDSSFTHEKSLKRHRRINKCKKVTIERNASVPMDTDPPKQNGTNQVHVATNRILQRIKPNFRKRYNYVCSYCSRTFANSWQLGVHTRLHTGEKPYACEYCDQRFIRKDYVQRHFAKCTKKQQAASKALCNRCGVFFLKINLEEHEKNCTLPPSSSKSTVLQTQESTSQSTPKGFSCAYCSSRFLLFSQLQEHFLNAHKKETLVPPVSTAPLQHHLSNILNIKEEPLEEVCDKQLGDGANLICKLDDRLDGDVQQPFFCKECNMFFGSKAGLTGHLRVHTAEHPFNCKTCNKGFWNKSLLRNHYRKCRFGRVSRGTTKHFEGPLKAEIDFALNDSARVFKEASMETDTRAMQTNFSHKDDLMEDSSKNSESNKEQQSSKVKKPVTYQCSECDQSFTDGLLLISHLEEHGRQEQEKKSATCTKCGRVFISQGHLQKHMKIHGFDQKYPCPDCTKVANTISELEIHRTCHDQNRPYVCKLCDQRFWTRPSLCNHYREDHPEDAFTCHFCNKAYSVKKSLARHIRKWHQNERKDVAKSLQEKSSTEQSSSQVSMTGESGEEENDATEDSDSDSAPYFPCHVCGKTFPTSESLEDHQRCHLGEKPHECEECGRCFFQASQLQQHQRMHKSEFQCQACGRGFVSLFALRKHKHTHGKSRPYRCSKCHFSFTGPLQLAEHMKTHREENFPCDICDCVFLSKSSRAEHRKSHSSSGNHSPSPALLSMECEKSPLLSESSSAFTKELKYRCGVCNDRFRDPEELSEHGCMAAKERPYTCNTCNKHFLDPSHLRKHKTTYHQSGSGSNYKCFQSNISFPTPYKFLSHLRTHTDNTAGIKHNTEAKDSYCPSVPTQLDDTHKSKTIFPSASKLEEPGRRHLISTTEFECTECGQSFLGSDVFRQHRCLNKHHAKTECKHSNPSVKASHSTNHPAAGEEEEIDVTGGDLYNCPNCSIQFFSKSSLLEHLNKHLNAKPFKCELCGKAFALRRYLKEHERRHRLKMAAQGIAQFTESKLKCNLCNMTFNTAEDLSLHKKLHVEKEGGQFRCDMCYMSFSHRLLLKQHQESHVGEVVYECTECDKAFAFPHLLEQHQQTHAVHLSNDC, from the coding sequence ATGGCTCACGAGTGGGATTCATACTTCAATGACCTCCCACCACTATCGCCTGACCCAAGAAAGACTTCTGAGTTGGAAGGAAGTATTTCACAACATTTAGAGAACTTGATTGATGACTTCACTGACCAAGTGGCTTCAAATGAAGGCTctgctgtaaacacaaactATTACTCACCTCGCAGTATTGGAAATTCCAGCACAGACTGTGTTTATCAAACATATGACAAAGAAACATTATGGCAAGTTGACGGAGAGCAAATGGAAAAGGTTTTCTTGCCAAATTGTGGAAACAGTGATATCTCAGAACTTGCCACAGATGGATCAAACTCTTTTCCATCATCTTTTGCAACAGATTCACAAGGATTTAAGCAAGACTGTAGAATAATAGATTCATCATTTCCTGAGGACTTTTCAGATGTCATTAGCTGCTCAGATCTAGATGGTCTTGAAACAAAGCCTTCTTGTAAATTCATGGAAAGTAATTCAGttccaaaaccaaaaactgatgATGTTACAAAATGTCATTCATCCGAACAGCTTATCAGCCAAAGTAGAAATATGGTTCTGTGCTCTGATACATCCGCAGCAAATATAAATCCATCAAATGTGAAGGCAGAAGAAATCATAGTTCTTACTTCAACAGAACATAATCAGTCCTTTCCACCCTCGAACTCTGTGACAGTTAGAGGGAGTGAGACCGCAGAGGATACGAATTGTCATGAAGGATGTCAAGATCATGAACAAGAGGATGATGTAGAAAGAAATCCAATTGAAGGAAAACATTCAGACATCTCAATAAGTGGCAATGGAAATGCAGCTACTGATGGATTAGTGGAGAGTCCAAACGGCAGTGATGGGGGCCAGATCACTGCAGCTGCTCCAATTCACAATGAGCCATACCccttggaagaaaaaaaactgagaaaggAAATGGAGGAATTATTCAATAGGGAAAGTGAGGGATCTGAAAACCTCAGCTTGGCTTGTGATCAGAATGAAATGAGCAAGGGTGACCAGGaccaaaatgaaagaaaaatatttggttCATTAGAAAATGAGACCTTTGACAAGCAGAGCACCCCATTGCTATGCTCCACAGACAGCCAAGATGAAAATATGCAGACGGACtgtaaaggggaaaaaaatatgtcagaGCTGTCAAATGACAAAGAGGCAGATTCTAAAGATGCTTGTCATGAACTGAGTGAAAATAATACCAAAGGCAACAGTACCGATGTTGAATCCTGTTTGCAATTGCTCAAGTCTCATGAATGTGTAACTCAGGACAACATTTGTAGGAGCCTTGTTGTGGAAAGGGATGATCATTTGAGCAATGTCAGTGACAAGGAAGAGCAAAGTGTTTCGGATTATCCAGAATTCAGCTTCCAAGCAGACATCTCAATTGCAGATATAAATCCCTGTCTAGAAAAGGAAATGGCCAGTCCACCAGAAACGAACACTACAATTCCGTGTACAGATCCAAACCATAGTGGTCCTAATGTCACTAGTGGCAGTTCTACTAACATGCACTCTTGTGTTGAAAAAGAATGTCCATCAAAGAAGACAGATACAGCCTCTTCCACAGATCCTGAATTTGGTAGCCCTGCTGTGATGTGGGACAGAAATGAAATATGTGTTTCTCAAAATATAGAATCCCACTTGCAGTCAGACATCTCAAGCACAGACACGCAACTTGATCTAAAAAAGGATTGCCAGAGTCcagcaaagaacaaaaatgcaACCACTTCTCTAGATCAGCAACAGTTAATCAATGAGTGTCCACCAGGCAACCAGGAGCCACGAAATCTTTGTGGAGACGTTACAGAAAATGCAAGAGAGTCATTTGAAGCACCTGATGCATCTACAGGTGTGCTGGTGCCTGACATGCTGTATGGAGAACCTCTTTCAAGAGAAGACTCTTCATGTGACACAGATGAAACAGGACTTGGCgcaaataaatctaaaaaaactATTGTGGCCAAAACTAACCTGAACAGTGCTGACCATTCAGAAGAGCAAATGTCTCCACTACAATCCTCCAGAGAAATGAGGAACCACCTGCAACCTGTTGTGCTATTGAAGACCTTGGAGTCAGTAAATGGAAGTACCTCATATCATTGTGGAAATTGCCAACACACAACCTACAATGTGGATAGCCTAATTGAACACCACCATTGTTGCCATTCTGTGCACAATTTTCAATTTTGCAAAGCTTGTAATCTTTTTCTGGTGAGGACCGAGCAAGCAGAACATTTGTGTTATGTCACCAAAGAAGGCCCTTCACTTTCCTCTGATTCcactgtaaaaaagaaaagaaaacgctTTGGCCAACACAAATGCATTAAATGTAGACTCACATTTTCAACACTAGTTCAATATGTTAGACATATGCGAACCCACACTGGCACAACACCTTATAAATGTAATGAATGTGGATTATATTTTGCACAGGGAGGTACCCTGACGAGACACAAGCGTGTACCTGGTAGATGCAAGCGTGCTAAACGTAATTTTAGAACGGTTGATGCTGCTActtctgacagtaaaacattaCCACAAAAGGATTTACTACAAAACAAACTGCGTGAAAGTCTGTCTGAATGGCAAGTAAAGCTTGTTGACATCTCCAAGACTCACTTGTGCCATTTATGTGGTAAAGTATTCTTAACTGCAGAAAGAGCCAAAATGCACTTTGACAATTTACACAAGGCAAAGAATTTGGCTGTTTCAGCTGGTGAGTGTACCAATGGGGAAAACACTCAAGAAGTAgatgagacaaaagaaaacttcaaaTGTCCTCTTTGTCCACGACTTTTCAAGTACTCCTACAACAGGGCTCGGCATTTGCGTGATTGTGTCAGAGATGCTATATGTGGTGGCAAAGAAAAAGTATGCGGTAAATATCGATGTCCCTTGTGCCATGTTTCTTTTACTTTGCCATCCAATCGATTTAGACATATTAAGGCAATATGCCTCAAAGAATGTCTTAATCGGCTTGCCAAAGAAAGGGCCAAGTTGAGGCAAAAGGATGAACAGAATGGAACGAAGGAAAGCGAGCAGAAAACacagtcaaatgaaaataaacatagaATACtgtcagaggaaaataaacagaaaacaccagtgaagaaaaatgaactgaaaacaggGTCAAAGGAAATTGaacagaaaagacaagaaacCCCAGCTATAAGAGCTCCCAAGACTTTTCCACGTCATAAATGCAATCTTTGTCCAGCAGTGTTCTGCTATTCTTCTGGAAAATACAGGCATATGAAGAAACATGAGTTGTTTAAACTCACGGGCAAAATGTTCAGGTATAGGAATTCCGTGTTTTCAATGTCTAAAACAGCTACTCCAAGTAACACAAATGATGAAGAGGGCGAGATGAACAGGAACCCTGCACTGAGCTGTGAATtttgtggaaaatattttgCCACATCACAGTCACTGAAGAAACATGAGCGCAGTCACAGAGGCGAAAGACCATACCACTGTCTGGAATGTGGAAAAGGATTCAAAAGACATTCCCATCTGATTGTTCATAAAAAGGTTCACCAGAAGAGGATACAATGTACGGTCTGCAGAAAGATTCTTCCAACTATTGGAGAGCTGATCCAGCACAGAAGCTCACATCTTAAAAGGGGAATGCTTCAATGCCCAGACTGTGATCAACAGTTCCAATATCCTGTTTATCTCCTCAGGCATCTAGAAACCCacaaaaatagagaaaaaaggGCCCcacagagcaaagagagagaaccATTAGGACCACCAACTTTCCCGGAATCGTTGAAAGAGCAAGGTGGATCACAGCAGCTACAGTGTTCCTTATGCAAAGAAGTGTTTGATAATGCCCAAGCACTAAGGAAACATTGTTTTACACACATACCTGGGACGTCCTCTAGCCAATGTCCATTTTGCAAAAAGGGTTTCAGTGGTCGTCGCTATCTGCTTCTTCACATGGTCAAACATACAGGAGACAAGCCCTTCTCATGCACAAATTGCGGGAAGCAGTTTTACCGTAGTTTGTACCTTAAACTTCACAGTGagagatgtttgttttcacaaacaaaaatgaatacaaaaaaaccaCATCGGTGTTCCTATTGTCCACGGTCATTTTGTAAGAAGGCCCGCCTGAAGAGTCATCATCGaggacacaacacaaactcGCTCCTTAAGTGTTTGGGCTGTGGCCAGTACTTTGGATTTAGCAAATTAGATCAACATCAGATGAACTGTGGGGGTATCAACGTTGGCTCTTGTGGAGGAATCACTAAAATCACTTCTCAGCCAAACCAGAGTGTCTATAAAATGCCTTCACAGTCCAATGCAAGCAAAATGCTTCCATTTAAATGCTCCTACTGTACACAGAGATACAGGTACAGATCATTGCTCCTCAGGCATCTTGTTTCCCATACTGGTCTACAACCTTATGCCTGTATGCACTGTAGTCACAGATTTGGAAGTCAGACAATGTGTTTTCAGCATGAGGCTTTCTGTGATGGAGTTTACAAAGAGGGGCAACCCAAAGATAAACATGATTCTGCAGCAAACGTGTTGCCAACTGTCAGAGAGGCAGCACCAAAGCAAACTGAAGGGGAAGCTGAGTACAAGTGCAAATTCTGCACCAAGACTTTCTTCAAGTCGCAAAACCTGAGACGTCACATTTTGACACACAACGAAGTGAAGCCTTATCGGTGCAAAGCATGTGACAACAGCTTTTCACGGTATGACCATCTGAAAGTACACCAGGCTCGTTGTAAAGGGAAAAAACCACGGTTGGAAGTTTGTATTCCCAAAATCAGTTTAGATGACGTTGGCAAGGGTTGGCAAAATAAATTTAACTTTGAAACTGCGGAAAAACAGGAGACATTTGAGTGCACAGTCTGCTCAAGTTTCTTTCCATCTCAGCCTAAGCTCTCCCGACATGTTGCCATGTTTCATGCTACAAAGTTATTCAAGTGCACACGCTGTGACTCATCATTCACTCATGAAAAATCTCTTAAGAGGCATCGAAGAATTAACAAGTGCAAAAAAGTCACCATTGAAAGAAATGCTTCTGTACCAATGGACACTGATCCACCAAAACAAAATGGGACAAATCAGGTTCATGTGGCGACAAATCGAATTCTACAGAGAATCAAGCCTAACTTTAGGAAAAGGTACAATTATGTATGTAGTTATTGTTCCCGTACATTTGCAAACAGCTGGCAATTAGGTGTGCACACCCGCCTGCACACAGGGGAGAAGCCATATGCATGTGAGTATTGTGATCAGAGATTCATAAGGAAGGATTATGTGCAGCGTCATTTTGCCAAGTGCACAAAGAAGCAACAAGCAGCAAGTAAAGCACTGTGTAACAGATGTGGAGTATTTTTCCTTAAGATAAACCTTGAAGAGCACGAAAAAAATTGCACTCTACCTCCAAGCTCTTCAAAGTCAACAGTTTTACAAACCCAGGAGTCAACCTCGCAAAGCACACCAAAAGGCTTTTCCTGTGCATACTGTAGTTCCCgttttttgctcttttcacaGCTTCAAGagcattttttaaatgctcacaaaaaggaaacactgGTTCCACCGGTCTCTACAGCACCCCTACAACATCACCTGTCCAATATACTCAACATCAAAGAAGAGCCGTTGGAGGAAGTCTGTGACAAACAGCTTGGGGATGGTGCTAATTTAATCTGTAAATTAGATGACAGGCTAGATGGTGATGTACAACAACCATTTTTCTGCAAAGAATGCAACATGTTCTTTGGAAGTAAAGCTGGACTAACTGGGCATCTGCGTGTACACACAGCAGAGCATCCTTTTAACTGTAAAACATGCAATAAAGGCTTCTGGAATAAAAGTCTTCTGCGTAACCACTACAGAAAATGTAGATTTGGGCGTGTTTCTAGAGGTACAACCAAACACTTTGAAGGCCCTTTGAAAGCAGAGATTGATTTTGCACTGAATGACTCTGCTCGAGTGTTCAAAGAAGCCTCCATGGAAACAGACACTCGGGCTATGCAGACCAATTTTTCCCACAAAGATGATTTAATGGAAGATTCATCAAAAAATTCAGAAAGCAACAAGGAGCAACAAAGCagcaaagtgaaaaagcctGTGACTTACCAATGCTCAGAATGTGACCAGAGCTTCACAGATGGTTTATTGCTCATTAGTCACCTTGAAGAACATGGAAGACaggaacaagagaaaaagagcgCCACATGCACAAAGTGTGGACGGGTATTCATAAGTCAGGGGCATCTGCAAAAACATATGAAGATTCACGGATTTGACCAGAAATACCCTTGCCCTGACTGCACCAAGGTGGCTAACACAATATCTGAActtgaaatacacagaacatgCCATGACCAAAATAGACCATATGTTTGCAAACTATGTGATCAAAGGTTTTGGACAAGGCCGTCTTTATGTAATCACTACCGTGAAGACCATCCAGAAGATGCATTTACTTGTCATTTCTGTAATAAGGCCTATTCGGTCAAAAAATCATTGGCACGACATATTAGAAAATGGCACCAAAATGAGCGGAAGGATGTTGCAAAGTCTTTACAGGAAAAGAGCAGTACTGAACAATCTAGCTCTCAAGTTAGTATGACTGGTGAAAGTGGCGAGGAGGAAAACGATGCCACTGAGGACAGTGACTCAGACTCTGCACCATACTTCCCATGCCACGTGTGTGGCAAGACATTCCCAACATCAGAAAGTCTTGAGGACCATCAACGGTGTCACCTGGGTGAAAAGCCACACGAATGCGAAGAATGTGGTCGATGCTTTTTCCAGGCATCCCAACTGCAGCAACATCAACGAATGCACAAGTCTGAGTTTCAGTGTCAGGCATGCGGCAGGggttttgtctctctgtttgcaTTGCGCAAGCATAAACATACTCATGGGAAGAGCCGTCCGTATCGTTGTTCAAAGTGTCACTTCAGTTTCACAGGACCCTTGCAGTTGGCAGAACACATGAAAACCCACCGTGAAGAAAACTTCCCTTGTGAtatatgtgattgtgtgtttctttccaAGAGCAGTAGAGCTGAGCATCGGAAAAGCCACTCCAGCTCAGGCAACCATTCCCCTTCACCTGCACTTTTGAGTATGGAGTGTGAAAAGTCTCCTTTGCTCTCTGAGAGCTCATCAGCATTCACCAAAGAACTGAAGTACCGCTGTGGTGTTTGCAATGATCGTTTCAGAGACCCAGAGGAGCTCTCAGAGCATGGTTGCATGGCAGCCAAAGAGAGACCATACACATGTAACACCTGcaataaacattttcttgatCCATCTCACCTGAGAAAGCACAAAACCACCTATCACCAATCAGGGTCAGGTAGCAATTATAAATGCTTTCAAAGCAACATTAGTTTTCCCACACCATACAAATTCCTCAGCCATCTCAGGACCCACACTGATAATACAGCAGGAATCAAACACAACACCGAAGCTAAAGATAGCTATTGTCCAAGTGTCCCCACACAATTGGATGATACGCATAAAAGCAAAACTATATTTCCTTCTGCAAGCAAGCTTGAAGAACCTGGACGCCGTCATCTGATATCAACCACTGAGTTTGAATGCACAGAGTGTGGTCAGAGCTTTTTGGGAAGCGATGTGTTCCGGCAGCACCGTTGTTTGAATAAACACCATGCAAAAACAGAGTGCAAACATTCAAATCCATCAGTAAAGGCGTCCCATTCAACCAAtcatccagcagcaggagaggaggaggagattgaTGTTACTGGAGGGGACTTGTACAATTGCCCTAACTGCTCAATTCAGTTCTTCTCCAAAAGCAGTCTCTTGGAGCACCTAAATAAACACCTAAATGCGAAGCCGTTCAAATGTGAACTTTGTGGGAAAGCGTTTGCTCTTCGGCGGTATCTCAAAGAGCATGAGCGAAGGCACCGCTTAAAAATGGCTGCTCAAGGAATAGCTCAATTCACTGAAAGTAAGTTGAAATGTAACTTGTGCAACATGACCTTTAATACAGCAGAAGATCTGTCTTTGCACAAGAAGCTGCATGTTGAAAAAGAAGGTGGACAGTTCCGCTGTGATATGTGCTACATGTCATTCAGCCACCGGCTTCTTCTGAAGCAGCACCAAGAAAGTCACGTTGGTGAAGTTGTGTATGAATGCACAGAATGTGACAAAGCCTTTGCTTTTCCTCATCTGCTCGAACAGCACCAACAGACTCATGCTGTTCATCTCAGTAATGATTGTTAA
- the LOC115045087 gene encoding zinc finger protein 91, producing the protein MMPLTYGQNIIIMEKQKSVTNVSSAQSGGESSTFICTECGDGFSQYSNVLAHMAIHGPLESFSFDGSSNGFEVPREYVLQENGTLTVVNSLEQSHHSIKPVSPGVLPSYFPSSVKPVSPTLRPQPNPYRDVFRPRPSDLTLDKSRQGHYRCEICSRSFNSLLSLHRHQQYRNTERGYKCTLCCKIFEGRQDLKEHLHDHVNERFHCCDHCGKRFLKVDALNAHQKDNHFSPKATAFGKLENKHEKKFEKTYPCRKCKFNFFWMSDFQAHSLYHCKGKESDAAFASEIDSEVNAKNLDVLLETCHNNGKSIDVKNGDTKIFRDTCGNVDTEYCFTPYRCGLCGDRFQKLTALKEHHLTHQTQEEIDQLNEESQKTSKRRVQPKSRRRRGGNPNGKLHPCKHCHRVFNHSSSLSRHMRYHKGTMHTCVFCGRHFPQRCDLRRHVAMYHKAELEKKPSLKLLYTPTQNGPTPTSLNGDKNPSSPDEKAKSSSDNEQTSSPEQPSPGKQSGKAGRVNYKCLECGKRFGLLCVYQRHLRYHKKEPSKCPQCPAQFRNSSSLDLHLQNHPINGEADNVGQICHHSGTSGDPALKKSNTEDMEDDYMDHSQNDKGNSSEVIYECTECTETFSCLETFLHHQTSHGSENNG; encoded by the coding sequence ATGATGCCATTGACATATGGACAAAATATCATCATAATGGAAAAGCAGAAATCTGTGACAAATGTTTCTTCAGCACAGTCGGGTGGAGAATCAAGTACCTTCATCTGTACTGAGTGTGGTGATGGGTTTAGTCAGTACTCTAATGTGCTGGCCCACATGGCAATTCATGGACCTTTGGagtcattttcttttgatgGCTCATCGAATGGATTTGAAGTCCCTAGAGAATATGTGCTACAAGAAAATGGTACACTGACAGTTGTGAACAGCCTGGAACAGTCACACCATTCTATAAAACcagtatctccaggagtttTGCCTTCATACTTCCCATCCTCAGTCAAACCAGTATCTCCTACTTTAAGACCTCAGCCTAACCCTTACAGAGATGTGTTCAGGCCTAGGCCATCCGACTTGACCTTGGACAAGTCTCGCCAGGGCCATTATCGTTGTGAGATATGTAGCAGATCATTTAACAGCCTGCTGAGTTTACATCGTCATCAGCAGTATCGCAACACAGAGCGAGGCTACAAGTGTACTTTATGCTGTAAGATCTTTGAAGGTAGACAGGATCTCAAGGAGCACCTTCATGACCATGTAAATGAAAGATTTCACTGCTGCGATCATTGTGGCAAGCGATTCTTAAAAGTGGATGCACTGAATGCTCATCAAAAAGACAACCACTTCTCCCCCAAGGCTACGGCATTTGGCAAACTGGAGAACAAGCATGAAAAGAAGTTTGAAAAAACATATCCTTGTAGGAAGTGCAAGTTTAACTTTTTCTGGATGTCAGATTTTCAGGCGCATTCACTATACCATTGCAAAGGAAAAGAGTCTGATGCAGCTTTTGCATCTGAAATAGACTCTGAAGTGAACGCTAAAAACCTAGACGTACTACTTGAAACCTGCCATAACAATGGCAAATCTATTGATGTCAAGAATGGGGATACTAAAATCTTTAGAGATACTTGTGGTAACGTGGATACAGAATACTGTTTCACACCATACAGGTGTGGTTTATGTGGGGATCGTTTCCAAAAGTTAACAGCGCTAAAGGAACATCACCTCACACATCAAACTCAGGAGGAAATAGATCAGCTGAATGAAGAATCACAAAAAACTTCAAAGCGAAGAGTACAGCCCAAAAGCAGACGTAGAAGAGGTGGTAATCCAAATGGCAAGCTGCATCCCTGTAAACACTGTCATCGTGTCTTTAATCATTCTAGTAGTTTATCTCGACACATGAGATATCATAAGGGTACCATGCACACGTGTGTATTTTGTGGTAGACATTTTCCACAACGGTGTGACTTGCGAAGGCATGTGGCCATGTACCACAAAGCTGAGTTAGAAAAGAAGCCAAGTTTGAAACTCTTGTACACACCAACGCAAAATGGCCCCACTCCCACTTCTCTTAATGGTGATAAAAACCCAAGTTCTCCTGATGAGAAAGCAAAGAGCTCCTCTGACAATGAACAAACCTCATCACCTGAGCAGCCTTCACCGGGGAAGCAGTCTGGAAAAGCAGGGCGAGTTAACTACAAGTGTCTAGAATGTGGGAAACGATTTGGACTCTTATGTGTGTACCAAAGGCACTTGCGTTATCACAAAAAGGAACCAAGTAAGTGCCCACAATGCCCAGCACAATTCAGGAATTCTTCATCCCTTGATCTTCACCTTCAAAATCACCCAATCAATGGAGAAGCAGATAATGTTGGACAAATTTGTCACCACAGTGGAACCAGTGGAGACCCTGCACTAAAAAAGAGTAACACAGAGGACATGGAGGATGACTACATGGACCACAGTCAAAATGATAAAGGAAACTCTTCAGAGGTTATTTATGAATGTACAGAGTGCACTGAAACATTCTCATGCTTGGAGACGTTTCTTCATCACCAGACCTCTCATGGCTCAGAAAATAACGGGTAA